The following is a genomic window from Bacillus sp. BGMRC 2118.
GACAGGTATGATACAAGTGCTGTATCTACTTCCTGATACACAATTTGGATTCCTACATTTTGTGCATCTTTCGGTGTACGGATTGGCAGGATTTTCCCGTCTAACGTGATGTCACCACTGTAATGACTGTAGGCTCCTGATAGCACTTTCATCAATGTTGATTTCCCCGCTCCATTTGCTCCAATTAGTGCATGAACTGAGCCTGTTTCTGACGTAAAATCTACATTTTGCAGTGCTTTAACTCCTGGAAACTCGATCGAGATGTTCTTCATATGAAGTGTTGTCATGTGATGCCCTCCTCTCTCCTATAGCTAAACAGGCAGAACACCCTCCTTTATGTGAAAAAGAAGAGTGTCCCATTTGGGTTTTATTTTGTATAGTGATCCTTTAATACCTTCATCCAGTCTTCTTCAAACGCAGTAGAAGTTCCCCAGCCGTCAATGATTTTTGCCAGGCTTTCCATGTTCACTGCTCCATCTGCTTTACGAAGGTCTTCTTGTGAAATTAAAGATGCTTCAAGGTCATATGTTTCAGGTGTTTCTTCACCAGCTAATTTCTTTGCTAGTAAGCGTAGGTTTACAGAGCCAATTAGCTTTGGATCAACGGCAGCCGTGTATTTCCAAGGGCTGTTACCAGCTTGAATTTCTTGAAGGTCTGTATTTGATACGTCGATTCCGTAAATTTTAATTTCATTACGTCCTGCTTCTTGAATTGCGCGTGTTGCTCCAATCGCAAAGGCATCCCATGCAGCAAAAATTGCATCAATTTCACCTTTTGGGTGTTTATTTAGCATTGCGGCTACCGCGTTTTGCGTTTGAACAGAAGTGTCAGCAGCTGCAACACCAAAACGTTCCACTTCTTTAATGCCAGGGTTTGCCTTTAATGTATCTTGGTATACAGCGTTACGACGAACCATTGGAGGGAAACCATCTACCCATAGGTATACGATGTTTGCTTCACCGTTTGATTCTTTTACTAATTGGTCTAGTGCAAGTTTCGCTAGTGCTTCATCATCTTGTGATGTTAGTGTTACTCCACCAACTGTAGCAATGTCAGGATTTGAGTCAAAGGTTACAACATCCTTTCCTGCTTCTTTCAGCTTTTTCACACCTTCAACCGTTGCCGCGTCATCACCGTGAGAGATAATGACACCGTCATAATCTTGTGTTGCTGCTTGGTCGATTGCGTCTAAGAATTTTGCAGAGTCGCCATTTGCTGTGAATACATCTACTTCAAATCCTAGTGCTTCTCCTTCTGCTTTTGCTCCTGCTAAGTATTGTGCGGTATGATCATCTCCGCCAATTTTACGGATAACTTTAATTTTTGCGCCTTCACCTTCCGCGAAGCGTTCTGGTACGTTTTCAAATGAAACCTTTTCCTTTGTTGCTGCTTTTTCAGAAGTGCCCCCTGCAGAACAGCCTGTTAATAATAATGAAAATGCTAATGCGGATGTTAATGCTGTTTTTACGAATGTTTTCTTCATGTTGGTTTTTTCCCCTTTTTAGGTAGTTTGGCGTTTATGTAACTCGTCATGGTATGTGCACGTACCATCACTATACGTAAACAAGGGAGAGGAATTACGAATGTAAAAAAGCCTCTCGACGATTCGAGAGGCTTTCACATGTATGTGTATTCCTCTCTTATCTGTCAAAACAAGTACTTGTTTTGCAGGATTTAGCACCAATTCCATAAAAAAATGGAACGGTTGCCGGGCATCATAGGGCCAGTCCCTCCGCCTCTCTTGATAAGAGAATTGCTATTAAATTCAGAATTTAAGATTCATAGATAGTACTTTAATACGATTGTGCGGTAAAGTCAACACTTTTATAAAATTTAAAGATAATTTATTTTACTCTTCATGATACGTAAGTTTTTCGATCCAATATTTTTCTGCTTCACTGGACTGGATGGTGTACATTGCCTTTCCATTCACCTGAAACTTTTTACCACACTCTGATTCAGTAACTTGCAGACTAGTAAATTGAGTTTCCTTTCCATTTTCCATTATCGTTGAACCACTATTTCCAACATGTACACATTTTTCATCAATTGCTGTTCTTTGCCCTTTTTCATCAACGTAATAGTAGAGATCGTTCACAAGTCTACCAGATTGATGTTCAGGATCACTCGTGAAATAAATACCATGCTGTTCCATTTCTGTCTCTTTTAGTGGTACCAAACTCTCTACACGTACTGGAATGACTTGAAGCTCTCCTTCTCTTTGGAGAGATGGATAATTTGTTACATTATAAAAAACGGTGATCGATCCTTCATATCCTTTCGGGATGAGATACACTTTATTTGTTTTTTCTACTGTTTCGCTGTACTGAGTGTTACTAATATAGTCCACCCCAAAATAGGCACCGAGAGCGTACAGTACGATTACAACAGAATGAATCAACGTTTTCTTTATACTTGTTCTTTGCTTCTGCTCCTTTCTACTACGTTGGAATTCTTCTAGCAGGAAGAACAAAATAGAGCAAGCCACTGCAAATAACCCAAAACCCTCTAGGATGATCGTCGTAAGAAACCCAAATCCAATATGAATAAATCCTGCGAGAACAAAACGAAAGGTTGTTGTTTTCTTTGTAATAAAATCTGATATGTAAGACACAGGAATGCCATAGAAAAAGTTTCCAAGTGCTGCATATAAAAAAACTATTAATAGAAATCCAGAAGATGACAGTTCTTCGCTCCCGATCGGATCACCTGTTACGACTGATTGAATAAAACCAGCCAGAATAAAGATAAAAGGTAAAATTAAAGAAGAAAAAAATGCAGATCTTATCTTCCTAAAGAACATACTCTCACCCTTCCATACATCTTCCCTATTTTACATAATTGTGAAATCCTTCACATAAAGTATATCACTAACTGGTCAACATAGTACATAGTTTTTAGCTGTGAAACATTCTTGTGAAACAAGAAAATTCGGGTGGTGCCTGGCACTTGTCGATTACTAAAAAAAGGGTTACTGCCCTCTTTATAGAACAACAGAGGAAGGATTGATTACTTTTTTACAGATGGGAGAGTTCGATGAAGAAATTATTTTATCTTATCTTAATATTTCTTATTTTACTTGCTGGTTGTTCGAAAAAGAGTACTACTGATGAGGCTTCAGAGACAGCGACTGATACTCAAATTCCAGAGTTCCTGCTTAATGACTTAGTGAGGATTAATTCCGAAATCTATCAATTTATGTTTTGGGTTTCTTATGGGGCAAATGATATTAGCCCAGTTGTTCCAGATTCTCCAACTCTATATAACTATAGTGGTGAAACGGAATCTCTCCTTACATCTCTAAAAGATGTTACAGAGGAATTAACGAACACTAAAGCTTCAAAACCTTATAAACAAGCACATAAGGATTTATTAACTGCCTATCAAGACTATCAAAAAACCATTCAATCCTTTAAGTCTAAACTAGACGATGATAAAGTGGAGATTTCAGATATCGAGAAGGTAATAGCTGATTACACTCTTATTACAAAAGCGTCTGAAAAATGGTTTGCCGTTTATAAAAAAGAGCAGAAGTTAAGTAAAACAGACTTAGAGGCTTTGCCAAGTATCGGTAATTCCCACGAGGGAAAGATGTATATCGAGTACACCCATCAGATTATCAAAAGAATGCTAGAAAATATTGATACAAATGTAATGGTTCCTTACAAAAATGATAAAGAAGAGACGATTTTACATTTGGATAAAACGCTTGGAGATTACAGAGTTTATAACCCTAAGGTTACCGAAGATAGTAAGGAAGTTTCGTTTTTAAAATTGACAAAGGCTCCAAAGGATTTTGTAAAAAAGCATACACAACTTTTGGAAGCTACTGAAACCTTCATTAACCTTATCAATCATCCAGACGGGGAAATGAACGAACAGTTTATGGATCAATTCATCTCGTATTATGAGGAAACGAAGAAAGCTCAAATTGAGTGGAAAGAAACTGCAGAAAAATTTGGTCCAATTAATTGGCTAGATCAAAAATAAAACTTTCTATAAAAGTTTAGAGAGTGGGCATTTACATGGTTATTAAACTTTTATCTATCCTACTATTTACCATCCAATTAATTTTTACATCAGTAACAGGTGACGGATGGATGCATTATGATCAGGCACAGTGGTCAAATGACTTTAATGGATTAGAAACAAATATTGAAGAAGTCGTGATGAGTAATCATGCCAAATTTCTTTATGAAGATGGCACAGAGGCAGAGAAGCCAGCCATCGGAGTAGTATTTCAACTGCAGAACACAACAGACAGAGCCTTTCGGTTTCATACACCAACTCTTCTAACCAATACTGGAGAATCTATTAATTGGGCTGTTGATGTTTCTGATAATCTATCTGGTGAAATTCAAGGAGGAGAAACAAAAGAAGCATTGTTGGTTTGGTATCTAGAAGAAAGTAATATTGACCAGATTGAATCAATCAAGCTATTTTGGACTGTTTATGATGGTGAATTTGCTGATACCGATAAAGTTACAGAGAAATATGAAGTTGAACTGGAACTAAAGTAATTTATACATGAAAAAAGACTGCAGAAATAGGTATCTACAGCCTTAAGGCCCTTATAAAGGGCCTTTTTGTATCCAATTTCCATCTATGTCCCTACGAATCTAGCCTTCTTTCCCCTTACTTAACCCATGCTCCACTTGCACTAATTTTATATCCATCTATCACAGTATTCGTAGCCATCTCTCCACTTGGATAGAAGTAATAGTAAGCTTGCCCTATTTGTTTCCACCCTGTGATCATCTCACCTGAGTTTTGGAAAAAATACCAGTGTTTGCCCATACTCATCCATCCTGTTTTCATCGCACCATTTGACTGTAAAAAGTACCAGTTCTTGTGATCCTTCACCCAGCCAGTTTGCATGACTCCACTAGTATTCATATAGTACCATTGACTGCCATCACGAACCCATCCAGTTGCCATTTTCCCGTCTTGTTTTAAATAATACCAACTGCTACCAGAAGGAAGCCATCCTACGCGTGGTGTACCTATTTCCGTACTGAAATACCAGTCACTGCCTGACGCAACCCAGCCCGGCTTTTTCGCTAGTTCTCCACTGCCATGGAATAGATACTTCACTCCGTCTATCGTATACAATCCACT
Proteins encoded in this region:
- a CDS encoding sugar ABC transporter substrate-binding protein, which produces MKKTFVKTALTSALAFSLLLTGCSAGGTSEKAATKEKVSFENVPERFAEGEGAKIKVIRKIGGDDHTAQYLAGAKAEGEALGFEVDVFTANGDSAKFLDAIDQAATQDYDGVIISHGDDAATVEGVKKLKEAGKDVVTFDSNPDIATVGGVTLTSQDDEALAKLALDQLVKESNGEANIVYLWVDGFPPMVRRNAVYQDTLKANPGIKEVERFGVAAADTSVQTQNAVAAMLNKHPKGEIDAIFAAWDAFAIGATRAIQEAGRNEIKIYGIDVSNTDLQEIQAGNSPWKYTAAVDPKLIGSVNLRLLAKKLAGEETPETYDLEASLISQEDLRKADGAVNMESLAKIIDGWGTSTAFEEDWMKVLKDHYTK